A window of Marinobacter halotolerans genomic DNA:
TTGAAGAAGGCATTTTCGATAAAGCGCGTGACCAGCAACAGGAGCCGGAGGACGGCGAAACGCGGGACAGCGCGGAACTGAAGCTGCGTGACGATAGCAATCTGGATCGGCGCCCCCAACATAACGGATCATACCTTGATGGCGATGATTCGCGCATGCTGGTGCCCAGTTCGCTGGAGCTAGGCGCGGGCGCTGTTGACAAGTACGTTATCAGCAAACAGATCGTCAAGATGCAGGAGCCACGCAGGCTGACCCCTGACGATCTGGACGAGCGCCGTATTGTCTATCCCGAATCCCGCAACCGGGATCTGGTTAACCGGTTCCGTCACCTGAGGACCAAGCTGCTGGAACTCTCGGGGGGGAACAACTTTACCATGGTCGTAACCGGCACCAGCGAGGGTGCGGGTACCTCCTTCATGGCTCTGAACCTTGCAGCGGCGTTTGCTTTTGATCAGTCCAAAACAGCACTGATTATCGATTGCAACCTTCGCAACCCCACGCTGCACTCGCAGTTGGACCTTGCGGCGGAAACCGGCCTGACCGATTTCCTGGAAGATTCGGATTACGATATCGGCAAAATCATCTACCCGACAGGCATACCACGCCTTCGGCTGGTGCCCGCAGGCAGCCAACGGGAAGATGCCTCAGAGTTTTTCACTTCGTTCCGTATGAAGCAGTTCCTGCAAGCCATTCGTCGCCGTTATCCCGACCGTTTTATTGTGCTGGATACCGCGCCCATCAGCGATTCACCGGATGCCCGCATTCTCGGGGACCTGTGTGACTATTCCATGCTCGTTGTGCCCCATGGGAAAATCACCAGTGCGTCCGTGGAGACTGCGGCTCGGGCCTTTGATCCGGATAAGTTCGTAGGAGCCGTTATCAATGGATAGGTCAATCGGGGCAGGGACGCTCCGGCGCAGGCTGACAGTGCTACTCGCCGGCCTCCTGATTCTGGCACCACTGAGTACCCATGCACAGCTGCGAATCAGCGGCAACCAGTCCGCTCGTTTTACAGACAATGCAGCAAAAACACCGACAAACGAACAGAGTGACCTTGAGAGCACCACCTCACTAACCGCTGTCTACGAATCCGACCCCGGAAGGTGCAACGCCACTTTTTCCGGTACTGTTGGTTACTCCATCTGGCTGGACGAGTCGTTTGATAACGAAACCAACGCCAACATGAACCTGAACAGCGAATGCGAACTGTCCCCCGGTTTCTACTGGGACCTGGATAACAACCTGCGTGAGGTTCGCCAGGACAGCACTCAGAGCGATACCCCGGCGAACCGCACTAGGAAAAACGTGTTTAGTACCGGCCCCCGATACGTCTGGCGCCTGGGAACACTTGATACCGTTACCTTCAGCAGTCGTTATGAAGACACCGAGTTCGAAGAACCGGAAGAAACGGACAGCGAGCGATACGTGGGCCAGGTAGCATGGTCCCATCTGTTCAGCCCCACACTGACCGGCGGTGTCAGCGGGTCTTACACCAGCACCGAGCTTGATACCGGGGCTGAGGTAAACGTCCAGACAGTTCGGCTTACATCCAGCAAACAGTGGGCGACCACGTCATTTTCAGGCTCCATTGGCGTCAGTGAAATCGAAACCGAGGTAGGGAACGTCTCACAGAAGAGCGACGGACTTGTCGGTCAGCTAGAATTGACGCGAACGCTGAACCCCAGCACCCGCTGGTATATCCGCGCTTCCCGCGAACTTACGGACCGCACCTCCGACATTGATATCCAGTTTGGAGAATTTGATTTCGGTTTTAACGAAAGCATTTCCGTTGAGACAACGACCGTTGCGACCGGCCTGACTAAAAGCTTTTCGGACCAGGGCAACCTGAATATTGAGGTGTTTGCTAACCAATCCGACCAGCTTGAAAGCGATCAGTTGGAAGAGCAGGTGGGGCTCAACCTCGGTTACTCGAGGCCCATCACCGGACGGCTCAGTGGCAATGCCCGCCTCGGGTATCGTTATCTAACCTTCGAAGAGAACCAATCGGATGACGCAACAGCCAATGTGCGTGTGGGCCTCAGTTATCAGGCAAGTCGCGAACTCAGCTTCTCAGGTCAGCTGGGCCATGAACGCAAAACCAGTGATGTCAGCAGTCGGGAATATGACGAGTCCTTTGTATTGATTTCAGTAGGATACCGGTTCCGTTAACGGGCCAGCGACTTTAACAAGGTATTGAACTCATGGCAGACCAAATCGACAACGCACTCACCATCGATGTGGAAGACTACTTCCAGGTTGCTGCACTGGCTGAGGCCGTGCGTCGTGAAGACTGGCATTCCATGGAATACCGGGTAGAGGCCAACACCAACCGGTTGCTGGAACTGCTGGACCGACATAATACCCGGGCGACCTTCTTTACCCTGGGCTGGGTGGCAGAAAAGTCACCCCAACTGGTGCGGAATATTCAGAAAGCTGGCCATGAAGTGGCCAGTCATGGCTACAGCCATCAATTGATCTACAACCAGACACCAGAGGTTTTCCGCGACGAAACTCGCCGCTCCAAGCAGATTCTGGAAGACATCACCGGCGAGCCCATTACCGGTTACCGCGCAGCCAGTTACTCCATCACCAACCAGTCACGCTGGGCCCTGGATATACTCGCCGAAGAAGGCTTCGTGTGGGATTCCTCGATTTTCCCGGTACACCATGACCGCTACGGCATGCCCGGTACCCCGCGGTGGCCACACAGGCTGAAGACCGACCAGGGCCACGAACTGGCCGAGTTCCCCCTGAGCACCCTGAAATTCCCCGGTTACACGCTGCCCATTGCTGGTGGAGGCTATTTCCGGCTGTTTCCTTACTGGTTCAGCCGCTGGGGCCTGGGAAGTATCAACCGCCAGGGACAGCCCTTCGTGTTCTACCTGCACCCATGGGAAGTAGACCCGGAACAGCCGCGGCTGGACGTAAAGTGGTTCTCCCGCTTCCGGCACTACAACAATCTGGACGTTTGTGAGCACAGGCTGGACCAGTTGCTGGGGCACTTCCGGTTCACCGCCATGGGTGACGTACTCAAAAACCTGCAACTACTGGAAGGGGAAGGGTCGGCCAGGGTTAGCGAACAGAAGGTGGAATCCGCATCACCATGCTAGTGCTTCTGTTCTGGGTATCGTTTTTGCTCCTGTTTTACATCTATTTTGGCTATCCACTGTTGGCCAGAATGCTTTCCTCTGCGCGGCCCAGGCCCGTAAACGCCACCCTCGGATACCAGCCAAAGGTCTCCATCCTGATTGCGGCCTACAACGAAGCAAAGGATATCGAAACTACCCTGCAGAACAAACTGGCGCTTGACTACCCGCCGGAAAAGCTGGAAGTGCTGGTGATCTCGGACGAATCCAGCGATGGCACAGACGAGATCGTAGAGCGCATAGCCAACGGTGCGCGCTCCAGTGTCCGGCTGTTTCGTCAGGTACCCCGGCAGGGCAAGACCGCTGGCCTGAATACCCTGGTTCCGGAAACCACCGGCGATATCCTGCTGTTTTCAGACGCAAACTCCCAATGGGATACCCAGGCCGTCAACAGGCTGTGCAGCAACTTTGCCGACCCGCAGGTGGGCTATGTCACCGGCAAAATGGTCTATGTCAACGAGGACGGCTCCCTGGTGGGGGATGGCTGCAGCGCCTACATGAAATATGAAAACTGGCTGCGCCAGCAGGAAACCCGTGTCGGCTCAGTAGTGGGTGTGGATGGCGGCATCGACGGTATGCGCAAAACGCTCTATCAACCCCTGAACGCAGATCAATTGCCGGATTTTGTACAACCGCTGAAAGTGGTGGAACAGGGTTACCGCGTTATTTACGAACCGGAAGCACTGCTCAAAGAAGAAGCCCTAAACGACAGTGAAAGCGAATTCAGCATGCGGGTGCGCGTCAGCCTGCGGGCACTCTGGGCCCTCAAAAACATGCGCCACTTGATGAACCCATTCCGGGACCCGATTTTCGCCTGGCAATTGATCTCCCATAAGCTGCTGCGTTACACCGCCTTCGTGCCACTGTTCACCCTGGCCGTTAGTACCCTGTTGCTGGCCCCTACGCGGGGTATTTACACGCTGGCTGCCATCGGCTTGGTTGTCTTTGCCGCACTGGCCTGGACAGGACACAAGCGGGAAGGAGAGGGCAGATGCTTATCCGCAGCCTACTCGATACCGTATTACTTCATGCTTCTGAACATTGCTTCCTACAAGGCAACGAGCGCGTTCCTTAAGGGTGAGAAGAAGGTTGTCTGGAATCCAAGGAAGGGGTAACCGGGAGCTGTTTTCATGTAGTTTTCTGTTACAGCGATTGAAATCTGAAGGTTAAATAATGGAAGAAGGTAACCGGCCAGTGCGGTGGCTGACTAACTGCTCCCCTCTGGTCAACTGTGAAGATCATGGAAAGCGATTTATTTGTGAAACGGTACCTGACGATATCGGGGGGCTCTCGCGCCTCTGGATATTGTTCAGAGGGCTTTTCCGGAACCAGGTTGCCGTTATTCACCAGTCTGGCAAAGACATCGTAATTCTAGTCATTTTTAACAAAGTGTTTTTCCGCGGCACGCGCAAGATCGTTGGAATTGATTTTCAGTTTGCGCGGCCCGAGCCCGGCAAGGTGGGAAGGCTCAAGGCCTTGGTTTGGAAGTGGGCTTGGTCGAACGTTAACCTCGTTATTGCCCACATGCGTTTCATTAAAGAACTGAATCGTTTTTACGGCATTACAGAAGAAAACTTCATGTTCGTCCCATTTAAGATCAATGGCTTTGAGACTATTGATGCAGAGAATATTTCTGACGAAGGATATGTGTTTACAGGGGGCTACTCGCGGCGGGATTACCGTACGTTTTGTGCTGCCATGGCCATGCTCCCTGATATTCCGGCAAAGTTGGTGACCCTTAATCCGGAAGCTCTTCGCGTGCATGGTGTAAACGATAAGGATATTCGTGCCCCGCAGAATGTTGAAGTCATCAGGCATGATCAGAACCCGCAAACCTGGCAGAGATTTGTCGGTAAGTCCCGCTGTGTTGTCATCCCAATTTCAGAGGAGACAATTTGTTCTAATGGAATCAGTGTTTGTTTGAATGCCATGGGCCTGCGTAAACCCGTCGTCATTTCAAGATCTCCCGCAGTTGATGGGATATTTGAAAGCGGAAGGGAATGCGTCATCGTGGATTTTAAGGATCCAGAGGGCACGGCGTCCGCTATCCGAAAGCTTTGGGACGACACAGCCTTCAGAGAGCAACTGGCAGAGCAGGGGTACAGTGCTGCCAAGGAGTTTGGTGGCGTAAATGCTTTGATGGAACGGATCGCCCAGGCTGTACTTGCCTCTCCGGTGGTCTCATCAAAAGCAGATTAGGGAATTCAAGTATGGATAACGAGACTACTGATATCTGCATCCTGATGGATTACTACCGCGACCCATGGGCTGGTACCGAGAGCCAGGTCTTTAAGCTGGTGCAGGGTCTTCTCGAGAGGGGTGTAGGAGTCAGATTTGTGGTGCTGAGGGGGTCAGAATATACCCAAAATGGCCGTTTCCCTGTGCCCGTTGAGGTTTTGAATGTCGGGAAGATTGCAAGTTTAGGCAGTTTTTTGAAAATGTATCGACTTGGGCGATCTTTGAGGAAGCAAGGCACTGGTCTGGTTCATGTATTTTTCAATGACGCGTCCGTACTGGCTCCGCCGATAATGAAGGTTTTGGGTATTCCTTGCCTCATTTCGCGTCGTGATATGGGGTTCTGGTATACCGCTGCATACCGAAGAATTTTGCCGATCACTGGCCGCTTCGTTACGGCCGCCATCTGTAACAGTCAGGCAGTCGCAAAAGTAACCGAGGAAGTGGAATGTCTGTCTGAATCGAAGCTGAGTGTGATTTACAACGGCTATCCGGAATTGAAAGCTCAGAGCCCGGAGCCACGCATTCTGACTGTTAATGAAAAAGCTTTGAAAGTCGGTATTGTAGCGAACCTTAGACCAATTAAACGCATTGGTGATGCCATAGAGTCAGTTGCTTTGGCACGTTCGAAAGGCATTGAAATTGAGCTTCATGTAATAGGTGGTGGAGACGATGAGCCCTACCGCAGGCAGGCCACCCGCCTGGGGATCGAGGCTGCGTGCAATTTTTGGGGTCAACAGACACAGGTTGATGATTTTATTGCGGGCTTCGACATTGCGTTGCTGACCTCTGAGTCTGAGGGATTTTCCAATTCAATTATTGAATATATGCGAAACGCCAAACCAGTTATCTGTACGGATACTGGCGGGAATAGCGAGATAGTTGAACATGGAATTAATGGATACCTCTATCCAGTTGGCGATGTAGAAAGCCTGGCATCGAGACTGGTTGAACTGGCACATGAACCTGAGCGCAGAGCACAAATGGGCCAAGCGGGCCAGGGAAAGGTGTTGAGCGCCTATTCTGTGGAGCGCATGCTTGATGAGCATTTGGCACTTTATGGACGCATAACCGGCAAGAGAATCACGGAGAATCTCAGCCATGCTTGATACGCTGTCCAGGTACGTTTTTTACCCGCTCTGGGATTTAAAAGATCGAAGCAAGAGACTTGACCATTGGCGGGCGCTCGAGAAGCAGCAGTGGTGGAGCCCCAAAGCGGTATCCGAACTGCAGTGGGCGCGACTGCGAGCATTGGTTGCTCATGCAGGGAAGCACAGCCCGTTTTACCGTGATCTTTTTGCCCGCATCGAGTTTGATGGTGAGAACCTGTTTTCCACCCAGGCCTTTCAGCAATTGCCGGTGACCACCAAAGCCGATATCCGTAACGGAACTGATCGCTTTATTAGCGAAACTCACCAGAAAGATAGGCTCGTCATCGCCAAAACTGGTGGTTCTACAGGCGTGTCGCTGAATCTATATTTTGATGAGGAATGTCAGGAAAAGCGCAACGCAGCCCAACTTATGGCCGACCGCTGGGCTGGCTGGGAACTCGGGATGAAAAAAGCGGCTGTCTGGGGAAATCCCCCTGTGCCGGCTACCATCAAACAAAAGCTTCGGCACCATTTGCTCGATCGGACAATTTATCTCGATACCATGGATCTAAATGATCAGAGCATGGGGGATTTTGTCGAGCTCTGGCGTAAAGAAAAGCCTCGTGCGGTCTTCGGTCATGCCCATTCGATCTATCTTTTTGCCCGCTATCTTCTGGATAACGACATTCGAACGCTTCGTCCGGATGGAATCGTAGCGACATCGATGATGTTGCTCGACCATGAGCGCACTGCTATCGAGAAAGCGTTCGATTGTGCTGTCACCAATCGCTATGGCTGTGAAGAGGTTGGGTTGATTGCTTGTGAGTGCGAGCAACACTACGGAATGCACCTGAATCTTCCTCAT
This region includes:
- a CDS encoding P-loop NTPase family protein — encoded protein: MVDYKHGRTGSSKNVEEGIFDKARDQQQEPEDGETRDSAELKLRDDSNLDRRPQHNGSYLDGDDSRMLVPSSLELGAGAVDKYVISKQIVKMQEPRRLTPDDLDERRIVYPESRNRDLVNRFRHLRTKLLELSGGNNFTMVVTGTSEGAGTSFMALNLAAAFAFDQSKTALIIDCNLRNPTLHSQLDLAAETGLTDFLEDSDYDIGKIIYPTGIPRLRLVPAGSQREDASEFFTSFRMKQFLQAIRRRYPDRFIVLDTAPISDSPDARILGDLCDYSMLVVPHGKITSASVETAARAFDPDKFVGAVING
- a CDS encoding glycosyltransferase family 2 protein; this translates as MLVLLFWVSFLLLFYIYFGYPLLARMLSSARPRPVNATLGYQPKVSILIAAYNEAKDIETTLQNKLALDYPPEKLEVLVISDESSDGTDEIVERIANGARSSVRLFRQVPRQGKTAGLNTLVPETTGDILLFSDANSQWDTQAVNRLCSNFADPQVGYVTGKMVYVNEDGSLVGDGCSAYMKYENWLRQQETRVGSVVGVDGGIDGMRKTLYQPLNADQLPDFVQPLKVVEQGYRVIYEPEALLKEEALNDSESEFSMRVRVSLRALWALKNMRHLMNPFRDPIFAWQLISHKLLRYTAFVPLFTLAVSTLLLAPTRGIYTLAAIGLVVFAALAWTGHKREGEGRCLSAAYSIPYYFMLLNIASYKATSAFLKGEKKVVWNPRKG
- a CDS encoding phenylacetate--CoA ligase family protein; translation: MLDTLSRYVFYPLWDLKDRSKRLDHWRALEKQQWWSPKAVSELQWARLRALVAHAGKHSPFYRDLFARIEFDGENLFSTQAFQQLPVTTKADIRNGTDRFISETHQKDRLVIAKTGGSTGVSLNLYFDEECQEKRNAAQLMADRWAGWELGMKKAAVWGNPPVPATIKQKLRHHLLDRTIYLDTMDLNDQSMGDFVELWRKEKPRAVFGHAHSIYLFARYLLDNDIRTLRPDGIVATSMMLLDHERTAIEKAFDCAVTNRYGCEEVGLIACECEQHYGMHLNLPHAYVEFLDENNDPVKPGEPGKIVVTDLNNYAMPLIRYRVEDVGVPSDRVCSCGRGLPLMERLEGRVADFLVKPGGGRVAGISLVERTLTKVPGVEQMQLVQESLDRIEINRVKGQDYSNQTDEALIREFRDVFDSSVDLVINDVDRIAQEASGKYRFSICKV
- a CDS encoding glycosyltransferase family 4 protein, which encodes MDNETTDICILMDYYRDPWAGTESQVFKLVQGLLERGVGVRFVVLRGSEYTQNGRFPVPVEVLNVGKIASLGSFLKMYRLGRSLRKQGTGLVHVFFNDASVLAPPIMKVLGIPCLISRRDMGFWYTAAYRRILPITGRFVTAAICNSQAVAKVTEEVECLSESKLSVIYNGYPELKAQSPEPRILTVNEKALKVGIVANLRPIKRIGDAIESVALARSKGIEIELHVIGGGDDEPYRRQATRLGIEAACNFWGQQTQVDDFIAGFDIALLTSESEGFSNSIIEYMRNAKPVICTDTGGNSEIVEHGINGYLYPVGDVESLASRLVELAHEPERRAQMGQAGQGKVLSAYSVERMLDEHLALYGRITGKRITENLSHA
- a CDS encoding XrtA system polysaccharide deacetylase, whose protein sequence is MADQIDNALTIDVEDYFQVAALAEAVRREDWHSMEYRVEANTNRLLELLDRHNTRATFFTLGWVAEKSPQLVRNIQKAGHEVASHGYSHQLIYNQTPEVFRDETRRSKQILEDITGEPITGYRAASYSITNQSRWALDILAEEGFVWDSSIFPVHHDRYGMPGTPRWPHRLKTDQGHELAEFPLSTLKFPGYTLPIAGGGYFRLFPYWFSRWGLGSINRQGQPFVFYLHPWEVDPEQPRLDVKWFSRFRHYNNLDVCEHRLDQLLGHFRFTAMGDVLKNLQLLEGEGSARVSEQKVESASPC
- a CDS encoding glycosyltransferase, encoding MEEGNRPVRWLTNCSPLVNCEDHGKRFICETVPDDIGGLSRLWILFRGLFRNQVAVIHQSGKDIVILVIFNKVFFRGTRKIVGIDFQFARPEPGKVGRLKALVWKWAWSNVNLVIAHMRFIKELNRFYGITEENFMFVPFKINGFETIDAENISDEGYVFTGGYSRRDYRTFCAAMAMLPDIPAKLVTLNPEALRVHGVNDKDIRAPQNVEVIRHDQNPQTWQRFVGKSRCVVIPISEETICSNGISVCLNAMGLRKPVVISRSPAVDGIFESGRECVIVDFKDPEGTASAIRKLWDDTAFREQLAEQGYSAAKEFGGVNALMERIAQAVLASPVVSSKAD
- a CDS encoding outer membrane beta-barrel protein encodes the protein MDRSIGAGTLRRRLTVLLAGLLILAPLSTHAQLRISGNQSARFTDNAAKTPTNEQSDLESTTSLTAVYESDPGRCNATFSGTVGYSIWLDESFDNETNANMNLNSECELSPGFYWDLDNNLREVRQDSTQSDTPANRTRKNVFSTGPRYVWRLGTLDTVTFSSRYEDTEFEEPEETDSERYVGQVAWSHLFSPTLTGGVSGSYTSTELDTGAEVNVQTVRLTSSKQWATTSFSGSIGVSEIETEVGNVSQKSDGLVGQLELTRTLNPSTRWYIRASRELTDRTSDIDIQFGEFDFGFNESISVETTTVATGLTKSFSDQGNLNIEVFANQSDQLESDQLEEQVGLNLGYSRPITGRLSGNARLGYRYLTFEENQSDDATANVRVGLSYQASRELSFSGQLGHERKTSDVSSREYDESFVLISVGYRFR